Proteins encoded within one genomic window of Manis pentadactyla isolate mManPen7 chromosome 4, mManPen7.hap1, whole genome shotgun sequence:
- the SLC2A1 gene encoding solute carrier family 2, facilitated glucose transporter member 1 isoform X2, with protein MPPRRRNSMLMINLLAFVSAVLMGFSKLGKSFEMLILGRFVIGVYCGLTTGFVPMYVGEVSPTALRGALGTLHQLGIVVGILIAQVFGLDSIMGNEELWPLLLSIIFIPALLQCVLLPFCPESPRFLLINRNEENRAKSVLKKLRGTADVTRDLQEMKEESRQMMREKKVTILELFRSPAYRQPILIAVVLQLSQQLSGINAVFYYSTSIFEKAGVQQPVYATIGSGIVNTAFTVVSLFVVERAGRRTLHLIGLAGMAGCAVLMTIALALLEQLPWMSYLSIVAIFGFVAFFEVGPGPIPWFIVAELFSQGPRPAAIAVAGFSNWTSNFIVGMCFQYVEQLCGPYVFIIFTVLLVLFFIFTYFKVPETKGRTFDEIASGFRQGGGSQSDKTPEELFHPLGADSQV; from the exons GCGAAATTCAATGCTGATGATAAACCTGCTGGCTTTTGTGTCTGCTGTGCTCATGGGCTTCTCGAAATTGGGCAAATCCTTTGAGATGCTCATCCTAGGCCGCTTCGTCATCGGTGTGTACTGCGGCCTGACCACAGGCTTCGTGCCCATGTACGTCGGGGAAGTGTCCCCCACAGCCCTTCGAGGGGCCCTGGGTACCCTGCATCAGCTGGGCATCGTCGTCGGCATCCTCATCGCCCAG GTGTTTGGCCTGGACTCCATCATGGGCAACGAGGAGCTGTGGCCCCTGCTGCTGAGCATCATCTTCATCCCAGCCCTGCTGCAGTGCGTTCTGCTGCCCTTCTGCCCTGAGAGCCCCCGCTTTCTGCTCATCAACCGCAACGAGGAGAACCGGGCCAAGAGTG TTCTGAAGAAGCTACGCGGGACAGCGGACGTGACCCGCGACCTGCAGGAGATGAAGGAAGAGAGCCGGCAGATGATGCGGGAAAAGAAGGTCACCATCCTGGAGCTGTTCCGCTCACCTGCCTATCGCCAGCCCATCCTTATCGCCGTGGTGCTGCAGCTGTCCCAGCAGCTGTCAGGCATCAATGCT GTTTTCTATTACTCTACAAGCATCTTTGAGAAGGCGGGCGTGCAGCAGCCTGTGTACGCCACCATTGGCTCCGGCATTGTCAACACGGCCTTCACCGTCGTGTCG CTGTTTGTGGTGGAACGAGCTGGCCGGCGGACCCTGCACCTCATAGGCCTGGCTGGCATGGCAGGCTGTGCCGTGCTCATGACCATCGCGCTGGCGCTGCTG GAGCAGCTGCCCTGGATGTCCTACCTGAGCATTGTGGCCATCTTTGGCTTTGTGGCCTTCTTTGAAGTGGGTCCTGGCCCCATCCCCTGGTTCATCGTGGCAGAACTCTTCAGCCAGGGTCCTCGCCCAGCTGCCATTGCCGTTGCTGGCTTCTCCAACTGGACCTCGAATTTCATTGTGGGCATGTGCTTCCAGTATGTAGAG CAACTGTGTGGTCCTTACGTCTTCATCATCTTCACTGTGCTCCTGGTTCTGTTCTTCATCTTCACCTACTTCAAAGTTCCTGAGACAAAAGGCCGGACCTTCGATGAAATTGCTTCCGGTTTCCGACAGGGGGGTGGCAGCCAAAGTGACAAGACGCCCGAGGAGCTGTTCCACCCTTTGGGGGCTGATTCCCAAGTGTGA
- the SLC2A1 gene encoding solute carrier family 2, facilitated glucose transporter member 1 isoform X1 → MEPSSKKLTGRLMLAVGGAVLGSLQFGYNTGVINAPQKVIEEFYNQTWIHRYGERISPSTLTTLWSLSVAIFSVGGMIGSFSVGLFVNRFGRRNSMLMINLLAFVSAVLMGFSKLGKSFEMLILGRFVIGVYCGLTTGFVPMYVGEVSPTALRGALGTLHQLGIVVGILIAQVFGLDSIMGNEELWPLLLSIIFIPALLQCVLLPFCPESPRFLLINRNEENRAKSVLKKLRGTADVTRDLQEMKEESRQMMREKKVTILELFRSPAYRQPILIAVVLQLSQQLSGINAVFYYSTSIFEKAGVQQPVYATIGSGIVNTAFTVVSLFVVERAGRRTLHLIGLAGMAGCAVLMTIALALLEQLPWMSYLSIVAIFGFVAFFEVGPGPIPWFIVAELFSQGPRPAAIAVAGFSNWTSNFIVGMCFQYVEQLCGPYVFIIFTVLLVLFFIFTYFKVPETKGRTFDEIASGFRQGGGSQSDKTPEELFHPLGADSQV, encoded by the exons GTGATTGAGGAGTTCTACAACCAGACGTGGATCCACCGCTACGGGGAGCGCATTTCACCCTCCACACTCACCACACTGTGGTCCCTTTCTGTGGCCATCTTCTCTGTGGGGGGAATGATTGGCTCCTTCTCTGTGGGGCTTTTTGTTAACCGCTTTGGACG GCGAAATTCAATGCTGATGATAAACCTGCTGGCTTTTGTGTCTGCTGTGCTCATGGGCTTCTCGAAATTGGGCAAATCCTTTGAGATGCTCATCCTAGGCCGCTTCGTCATCGGTGTGTACTGCGGCCTGACCACAGGCTTCGTGCCCATGTACGTCGGGGAAGTGTCCCCCACAGCCCTTCGAGGGGCCCTGGGTACCCTGCATCAGCTGGGCATCGTCGTCGGCATCCTCATCGCCCAG GTGTTTGGCCTGGACTCCATCATGGGCAACGAGGAGCTGTGGCCCCTGCTGCTGAGCATCATCTTCATCCCAGCCCTGCTGCAGTGCGTTCTGCTGCCCTTCTGCCCTGAGAGCCCCCGCTTTCTGCTCATCAACCGCAACGAGGAGAACCGGGCCAAGAGTG TTCTGAAGAAGCTACGCGGGACAGCGGACGTGACCCGCGACCTGCAGGAGATGAAGGAAGAGAGCCGGCAGATGATGCGGGAAAAGAAGGTCACCATCCTGGAGCTGTTCCGCTCACCTGCCTATCGCCAGCCCATCCTTATCGCCGTGGTGCTGCAGCTGTCCCAGCAGCTGTCAGGCATCAATGCT GTTTTCTATTACTCTACAAGCATCTTTGAGAAGGCGGGCGTGCAGCAGCCTGTGTACGCCACCATTGGCTCCGGCATTGTCAACACGGCCTTCACCGTCGTGTCG CTGTTTGTGGTGGAACGAGCTGGCCGGCGGACCCTGCACCTCATAGGCCTGGCTGGCATGGCAGGCTGTGCCGTGCTCATGACCATCGCGCTGGCGCTGCTG GAGCAGCTGCCCTGGATGTCCTACCTGAGCATTGTGGCCATCTTTGGCTTTGTGGCCTTCTTTGAAGTGGGTCCTGGCCCCATCCCCTGGTTCATCGTGGCAGAACTCTTCAGCCAGGGTCCTCGCCCAGCTGCCATTGCCGTTGCTGGCTTCTCCAACTGGACCTCGAATTTCATTGTGGGCATGTGCTTCCAGTATGTAGAG CAACTGTGTGGTCCTTACGTCTTCATCATCTTCACTGTGCTCCTGGTTCTGTTCTTCATCTTCACCTACTTCAAAGTTCCTGAGACAAAAGGCCGGACCTTCGATGAAATTGCTTCCGGTTTCCGACAGGGGGGTGGCAGCCAAAGTGACAAGACGCCCGAGGAGCTGTTCCACCCTTTGGGGGCTGATTCCCAAGTGTGA